The Aureimonas mangrovi genome includes a region encoding these proteins:
- the adh gene encoding aldehyde dehydrogenase: MYQQAIDQVSEKVLIRERYDNFIGGQWVAPVDGRYFDNPSPVTGKTLCHVARSSAADVEKALDAAHAAREKWGKTAPAERALMLNRLADCIEENLDLLAMVETLDNGKPIRETTNADLPLAVDHFRYFAGCLRAQEGSISQIDEDTVAYHFHEPLGVVGQIIPWNFPLLMAVWKLAPALAAGNCVVLKPAEQTPLSIMVFAELAADILPPGVLNILQGFGLEAGKPLAQSKRIAKIAFTGETTTGRLIMQYASENLIPVTLELGGKSPNIFFADVMAEDDAFFDKALEGFAMFALNQGEVCTCPSRALVHESIYDRFMEKAVARVKAIKQGHPLDPSTMIGAQASTEQMEKILSYLDIGRQEGAEVLTGGQRARLDGELADGFYIEPTIFAGHNKMRVFQEEIFGPVVSVTTFKDDADALSIANDTLYGLGSGIWTRDGTRAYRFGRAIQAGRVWTNCYHAYPAHAAFGGYKQSGIGRETHKMMLDHYQQTKNMLVSYSPNALGFF; this comes from the coding sequence ATGTACCAGCAGGCGATCGACCAGGTTTCCGAGAAGGTCCTGATCCGCGAGCGCTACGACAATTTCATCGGCGGCCAGTGGGTCGCCCCGGTCGACGGGCGCTATTTCGACAATCCGAGCCCGGTCACGGGCAAGACGCTTTGCCATGTCGCCCGATCTTCGGCGGCGGACGTCGAGAAGGCCCTCGACGCCGCGCATGCCGCGCGTGAAAAGTGGGGCAAGACAGCGCCGGCCGAGCGCGCTCTGATGCTCAACCGCCTCGCCGACTGCATTGAGGAGAACCTCGATCTCCTGGCGATGGTGGAGACGCTCGACAACGGCAAGCCGATCCGCGAGACGACCAACGCCGACCTGCCGCTCGCGGTCGATCACTTCCGCTATTTCGCCGGGTGCCTGCGCGCGCAGGAAGGCTCGATCTCGCAGATCGACGAAGACACGGTCGCCTATCACTTCCACGAACCGCTGGGCGTCGTCGGTCAGATCATCCCGTGGAACTTCCCGCTTCTTATGGCGGTGTGGAAGCTCGCGCCGGCGCTCGCCGCCGGCAACTGCGTGGTGCTCAAGCCCGCCGAACAGACGCCGCTCTCGATCATGGTCTTCGCGGAGCTCGCCGCCGACATCCTGCCGCCGGGTGTTCTGAACATCTTGCAGGGCTTCGGCCTCGAGGCCGGCAAGCCGCTCGCCCAGTCCAAACGCATCGCCAAGATCGCCTTCACCGGCGAGACGACGACCGGGCGGCTGATCATGCAGTACGCCTCGGAGAACCTCATCCCGGTGACGCTGGAGCTCGGCGGCAAGAGCCCGAACATCTTCTTCGCCGACGTGATGGCCGAGGACGACGCCTTCTTCGACAAGGCTCTCGAAGGCTTTGCGATGTTCGCCCTCAACCAGGGCGAGGTCTGCACCTGCCCGAGCCGGGCGCTGGTCCATGAATCGATCTACGACCGCTTCATGGAAAAGGCGGTCGCCCGTGTGAAGGCGATCAAGCAGGGCCACCCGCTCGACCCGTCGACGATGATCGGGGCGCAGGCCTCCACCGAGCAGATGGAGAAGATCCTCTCCTATCTCGACATCGGCCGGCAGGAGGGCGCAGAAGTGCTGACCGGCGGCCAGCGCGCCAGGCTCGACGGTGAGCTGGCCGACGGCTTCTACATCGAGCCGACGATCTTCGCCGGCCACAACAAGATGCGCGTCTTCCAGGAGGAGATCTTCGGGCCGGTCGTCTCGGTGACGACGTTCAAGGACGACGCCGATGCGCTGTCGATCGCCAACGACACGCTCTACGGCCTCGGCTCGGGCATCTGGACGCGGGACGGCACCCGCGCCTACCGCTTCGGACGCGCCATCCAGGCCGGGCGCGTCTGGACCAACTGCTACCACGCCTATCCCGCGCATGCGGCCTTTGGCGGCTACAAGCAGAGCGGCATCGGGCGCGAGACGCACAAGATGATGCTCGACCATTACCAGCAGACCAAGAACATGCTGGTCAGCTACTCGCCGAACGCCCTCGGCTTCTTCTGA
- a CDS encoding DUF779 domain-containing protein, whose product MDKVTATPEAMAFLAEIVADHGPVLFHQSGGCCDGSSPMCYPRGEFRIGEGDVLLGTLSDGTPVYIGGAQYEAWKHTDLILDVVPGRGGMFSLDNGRERRFLTRSTVCEAPENVIETQQ is encoded by the coding sequence ATGGATAAGGTCACGGCCACGCCGGAGGCGATGGCGTTCCTCGCCGAGATCGTGGCCGACCACGGCCCGGTCCTGTTCCATCAGTCGGGCGGCTGCTGCGACGGTTCTTCGCCGATGTGCTACCCGCGCGGCGAGTTCCGCATCGGCGAGGGCGACGTGCTGTTGGGGACGCTTTCCGACGGCACGCCCGTCTATATCGGCGGTGCGCAATACGAGGCCTGGAAGCACACCGACCTCATTCTCGACGTCGTGCCGGGGCGCGGCGGCATGTTCTCGCTCGACAATGGGCGCGAACGCCGTTTCCTCACCCGCTCCACGGTCTGTGAGGCCCCGGAAAATGTCATCGAAACGCAACAATGA